A genomic segment from Acipenser ruthenus chromosome 5, fAciRut3.2 maternal haplotype, whole genome shotgun sequence encodes:
- the rfx6 gene encoding DNA-binding protein RFX6, with the protein MKMPMKRISESSDGEDSFNHLQPPQKVSSTIQDEPYMTLLGGTSSTVSDPDENEHNVGSKTNSESKLEEDEDYLGIKSEVEHGNETPSSEEEDLDTRESQKDDFLCKQPLQKKSITQIIKDKKKQTHLTLQWLEENYIVCEGVCLPRCILYAHYLDFCRKEKLEPACAATFGKTIRQKFPLLTTRRLGTRGHSKYHYYGIGIKESSAYYHSVYSGKGLTRFSGSKLKNEGGFTRKYSLSSKTGTLLPDFPSAQHLVLQGSLSKDKVDTLIMMYKTHCQCILDNAINGNFEEIQNFLLHFWQGMPDHLLPLLDNSIIVDIFCACDSMLYKVLTDVLIPATMQEMPESLLAEIRNFAKHWEHWIVSSLENLPEVLSEKKLPIARRFVSSLKRQTSFLHLAQIARPALFDQNIVNLMVCDIEKVDLNSIGSQALLTMSGCTDHQDSDLYSEYDSITVFQELKDLLKKNATVESFIDWLDTVVEQRVIKPSKQNGRSLKKRAQEFLLKWSFFGARVMHNLTLNNATSFGSFHLIRMLLDEYILLAIETQFNNDKEQDLQNLLDKYMKHADASKAAFTASPSSCFLANRNKSSTLSSDSSAKNESLSEHMYISLNQHNMSANVATFPGGDADTLHITGQMELSHHNGPLMTPPISPSLVNRGSVINQGPMTMRSQSGCPALQSHGSCATFSEPLYQTLSQTNQNYYSAGSNYPANFRSQTHIPPSVYHHRADSGHFPSFGEQQLSKDYFSSSCAVSPYSARPTSNFGSPPDNSTEAQSMQLVNSSNFNFIGNSMSGSCQGAHYTAAGQNGYYGNSSYPDSQRLGSMIDQHVSVISSVSTVRSVPAYSDIHDPLNILDDNGRKPTGTFYTDSSSLVCRTPVAPTIPSAISSSPSSQCMYGASTQYHSQDAMDPHRQPSEVRDMVPTLPPINTVFMGAAAGGT; encoded by the exons ATGAAAATGCCAATGAAAAGGATTTCTGAGTCTTCAGATGGCGAGGACTCATTTAATCATCTTCAGCCTCCGCAGAAGGTTTCTTCAACAATCCAAGATGAGCCATACATGACGCTACTTGGCGGTACAAGTTCCACAGTTTCTGACCCTGATGAGAACGAACACAATGTTGGAAGTAAGACGAATTCAGAGTCAAAGCTTGAAGAAGATGAAGATTATTTAGGCATCAAATCAG aagTAGAACATGGCAATGAGACGCCTTCCTCGGAAGAAGAGGATTTAGATACACGAGAAAGCCAAAAGGATGATTTTCTTTGCAAGCAGCCTCTTCAGAAGAAAAGTATTACGCAGATCATAAAggacaaaaaaaagcaaactcATCTCACTCTGCAATG GCTAGAAGAAAACTACATAGTATGTGAAGGCGTTTGCTTACCCAGGTGTATCCTATATGCTCATTACTTGGATTTCTGTAGAAAAGAGAAACTGGAACCTGCGTGTGCTGCAACCTTTGGGAAG ACAATACGTCAGAAGTTTCCTCTTCTTACCACAAGGAGGCTTGGAACAAGAGGCCATTCAAA ATACCACTATTATGGGATAGGCATTAAAGAAAGCAGTGCATATTACCACTCTGTGTACTCAGGAAAAGGCTTGACAAG GTTTTCTGGAAGCAAGCTCAAAAATGAG GGAGGGTTCACACGGAAATATTCTCTCAGTTCAAAAACTGGAACTCTGCTCCCTGATTTCCCAAGTGCCCAACATCTAGTACTTCAGGGATCCCTTTCTAAAGACAAG GTGGACACACTTATCATGATGTACAAAACTCACTGTCAGTGCATCTTGGACAATGCAATCAATGGAAACTTTGAAGAG ATACAGAATTTCCTACTGCATTTTTGGCAGGGAATGCCAGACCACCTGTTACCTCTGCTGGACAATAGCATTATTGTTGACATTTTCTGTGCATGTGACTCCATGCTGTATAAG GTGCTGACTGATGTTCTGATCCCTGCCACAATGCAAGAAATGCCTGAAag TTTGCTTGCAGAAATCAGAAATTTTGCAAAACATTGGGAACACTGGATAGTTTCATCTCTGGAAAATCTGCCTGAGGTCCTTTCTGAGAAAAAACTTCCCATTGCACGAAGATTTGTGTCTTCACTGAAGCGGCAAACGTCATTTTTACATCTTGCCCAG ATTGCCAGGCCTGCCTTATTTGACCAGAATATAGTCAACTTAATGGTGTGTGATATTGAAAAAGTGGATTTAAACAGCATTGGTTCTCAGGCTCTCCTCACTATGTCAGGCTGCACAGACCACCAGGACTCTGACCTCTACTCAGAAT ATGACTCTATTACAGTGTTTCAAGAGCTCAAGGACCTTCTCAAGAAAAACGCAACCGTGGAATCTTTTATTGACTGGTTGGATACTGTGGTGGAGCAAAGAGTCATCAAG CCAAGTAAGCAAAATGGGAGATCTTTGAAAAAGAGAGCCCAAGAATTCCTTTTAAAATGGAGCTTTTTTGGGGCACGAGTGATGCACAACCTGACACTTAACAATGCAACCAGTTTTG GTTCCTTTCACCTGATCAGAATGCTGTTGGATGAGTACATTCTTTTAGCCATAGAAACCCAGTTCAACAATGACAAAGAGCAGGATCTTCAGAATTTATTAGACAAGTATATGAAACACGCAG ATGCCAGTAAAGCTGCCTTCACAGCATCCCCAAGTTCCTGCTTTCTTGCCAACCGGAATAAATCCAGCACACTTTCCAGCGACTCTTCAGCTAAAAATGAATCCCTTTCCGAGCACATGTATATATCTCTAAACCAGCACAACATGAGCGCTAACGTGGCTACATTCCCAGGGGGGGATGCAGACACCCTCCACATCACAG GGCAAATGGAACTTTCTCACCATAATGGTCCACTAATGACACCACCCATTTCACCGTCGCTGGTGAACAGAGGAAGTGTGATAAATCAGGGTCCGATGACTATGAGATCCCAGAGTGGCTGCCCAGCATTACAGTCGCATGGCAGCTGTGCCACATTCTCAGAGCCATTGTACCAGACACTGTCACAGACAAATCAGAACTATTACAGTGCTGGCTCTAACTATCCAGCCAACTTTAGGTCCCAGACGCACATCCCTCCATCAGTTTATCATCACAGAGCCGACTCCGGCCATTTTCCTTCCTTCGGTGAACAACAGCTGTCTAAAGACTATTTCAGCAGCAGCTGTGCAGTATCCCCATACAGTGCCAGGCCCACTTCCAATTTCGGATCACCTCCAGATAACAGCACAGAAGCACAAAGCATGCAACTTGTTAACTCTAGCAACTTTAATTTTATTGGGAACTCAATGAGTGGAAGTTGTCAAGGTGCACACTATACAGCTGCTGGACAGAATG GGTACTATGGGAACAGCAGCTACCCCGACTCTCAGAGACTTGGCTCAATGATTGATCAACACGTTTCTGTTATTagtagtgttagtactgtacgtTCAGTACCTGCATATAGTGACATCCACGACCCACTGAACATTTTAGATGATAATGGAAGGAAGCCTACAGGTACTTTTTACACAGACTCTTCATCTCTAGTTTGCCGAACCCCTGTAG caccAACTATACCAAGTGCCatttcctcctctccctcctcccagTGTATGTATGGAGCTTCCACTCAGTACCATTCCCAGGATGCAATGGACCCACACAGGCAGCCTAGTGAAGTAAGAGATATGGTGCCCACTCTCCCTCCAATCAACACCGTCTTCATGGGGGCTGCAGCAGGAGGAACATAG